One window of Papaver somniferum cultivar HN1 chromosome 9, ASM357369v1, whole genome shotgun sequence genomic DNA carries:
- the LOC113310457 gene encoding uncharacterized protein At2g39920-like, which yields MSFMEDQLDRRNSTYALSSTGGSEFGSQYMMESGFYITSFAATIFIASAITLVVLFMTLLITLTVMLQSCQSQSGGVIEQQKPVTDTYAYCRLFSEHAELNGLRPIEFPKICHPYATQYITEGRYLGDLELTISMAKKYFISLVPKDNFDIVLIDLDDILQSNNPRNTSQLQLRPDLNDVVVRNRIEELDYSVKSILLEFHSKLRDSGWAVIYITRNPEKQRNATKENLLSAGYGGWTSLIMRTDEEMKLETWEYLARRRKELNNQGFRIRSVISSKMEALTGPCSGTRNFKLADPIYGLRVRPKSLEFGT from the exons ATGTCTTTTATGGAGGATCAGTTGGACCGTAGAAACTCCACCTATGCCCTTTCAAGTACAGGAGGTTCGG AATTTGGAAGCCAGTATATGATGGAGTCAGGTTTTTACATCACATCTTTCGCTGCAACAATTTTCATAGCATCAGCAATAACCCTTGTGGTTCTCTTCATGACGTTGCTGATCACATTGACCGTCATGCTCCAATCCTGTCAAAGCCAAAGTGGAGGAGTTATTGAGCAACAGAAACCAGTAACTGATACATATGCTTACTGTAGGCTCTTCAGTGAACACGCGGAGCTTAATGGATTGAGACCTATTGAGTTTCCGAAGATCTGTCATCCATATGCTACTCAGTACATCACTGAGGGTCGATACTTGGGGGATTTGGAGTTGACTATTTCGATGGCAAAGAAATACTTCATTAGTCTGGTACCGAAAGATAACTTTGATATTGTGTTGATTGATTTAGATGACATCTTGCAGTCTAATAATCCTCGTAACACCAGTCAATTACAGCTCAG GCCTGATTTGAATGATGTGGTTGTTCGAAATCGGATTGAAGAGCTGGACTATTCAGTTAAATCGATTTTGCTTGAATTTCACTCTAAGCTCCGAGATAGTGGTTGGGCAGTGATTTACATCACTAGGAACCCTGAGAAGCAGCGAAATGCCACAAAAGAGAATCTTCTTTCTGCAGGATATGGAGGCTGGACTTCTTTGATAATGAG AACTGACGAAGAGATGAAATTAGAGACATGGGAATATTTGGCAAGGAGAAGGAAAGAGCTCAACAACCAAGGATTCCGCATCAGAAGTGTAATTAGCAGCAAAATGGAAGCCTTAACTGGGCCGTGTTCAGGGACTCGCAATTTCAAGCTTGCAGACCCTATCTACGGATTGAGAGTACGTCCAAAGAGCTTGGAATTTGGTACATAG
- the LOC113310458 gene encoding uncharacterized protein LOC113310458 has product MELPTRPNRSDVHLSAEEETKIENETRKHFDDLAPKRISKPQRSEYSSQSNLNYNDDNNNNNTIPELTKFQELENHVPQDLVYNETTPQERVAEEEYTETEYYKDLNCIDKQHHTTGTGFIKVNNSGDCFNLLPDTTIEHHSSSKGNPATNDWIPASNATDTVSSDSHKPNRSDI; this is encoded by the exons ATGGAGTTGCCGACGAGACCAAACAGGAGTGATGTTCATTTATCagcagaagaagaaaccaaaatcGAAAATGAAACTCGAAAACATTTCGACGATCTCGCTCCTAAACGTATCTCTAAACCTCAACGCAGTGAATACTCTTCTCAATCCAACCTCAACTACAATGAcgacaacaataacaacaacaccATTCCTGAATTAACTAAGTTTCAAGAACTCGAAAACCATGTTCCTCAG GATTTGGTTTACAATGAAACTACTCCACAAGAAAGAGTTGCTGAGGAAGAATACACTGAAACAGAATATTACAAAGATCTTAATTGCATTGACAAACAACATCACACG ACTGGAACAGGGTTCATTAAGGTGAATAACAGTGGGGATTGCTTTAATCTCTTACCTGATACTACTATTGAACACCATTCTTCTTCCAAAGGGAATCCTGCTACAAATGATTGGATCCCTGCCAGTAATGCCACTGATACG GTAAGTTCAGACTCTCACAAGCCTAATAGAAGTGATATCTAA
- the LOC113310143 gene encoding acetyl-coenzyme A carboxylase carboxyl transferase subunit alpha, chloroplastic-like yields MATTIPNSLLKYSGTSSISDLLQSSSNGVNGVPLKSLGKTTRLGSSSLIRRRDLSVSALIKKGKKKDEHPWPEDADPNVKGGVLSHLSHFKPLKTKPKPVTLDFERPLMDLEKKIIDVRKMAQETGLDFSDQIIMLQNKYEQALKDLYTHLTPIQRVNIARHPNRPTFLDHVINITDKWVELHGDRAGYDDPAIVTGLGTIDGQRYMFIGQQKGRNTKENIQRNFGMPTPHGYRKALRMMYYADHHGFPIITFIDTPGAYADLRSEELGQGEAIAYNLRTMFGLKVPIVSIVIGEGGSGGALAIGCANKLLMMENAVFFVASPEACAAILWKSAKASPKAAEKLKITAPELCKLGICDGIIPEPLGGAHADSAWTSQQIKIAITEAMAELKKMDIPELLNHRMLKFRSLGGFQEGLPVEPEKKVNMKQKEEPIIQREEISKSSDIELEGEVEKLREQIMKARESSTELPKLGIDEMIEKLKREVDQEYAEAAKAMGLTDSLNKLRDEFLKSRKSSEQAMDPSLVEKIEKLKADFNLGLSEAPNYASLTYKLDMLKEISKAKKLSEQNEKAMTLKQEFNKRFKEVMNRADVKKKIEALEADIASARGSKDEALVKALKEKIVKVKKEVEFELADVLKSLRLDVDVVKSKTKALNEQIPLPDIKYRIDELNEDINEGIEEAISSTDLKNKIELLKLEMVKAGKTPDAETKNKIDALKQQIKQKLAEVLASSSLVEKHANLKEEIAQAVENSGDSDESILKEDLRYGDSGVGIAAGRIYS; encoded by the exons ATGGCTACAACCATACCTAATTCATTGTTAAAGTATTCTGGAACATCATCCATTTCGGATCTTTTACAAAGTTCAAGTAATGGTGTTAATGGTGTACCGTTGAAATCATTGGGAAAGACTACAAGATTaggttcttcttctttgattaGAAGAAGGGATTTGAGTGTTTCAGCTTTGAttaagaaagggaagaaaaaagATGAACATCCATGGCCAGAGGATGCGGATCCAAATGTTAAAGGTGGTGTTTTGAGCCATCTTTCACATTTTAAGCCTTtgaaaactaaacctaaaccgGTTACTTTGGATTTTGAGAGACCACTTATGGATCTGGAGAAGAAGATTATTGAT GTGCGGAAAATGGCACAGGAAACTGGTTTGGATTTTAGTGATCAGATCATTATGTTGCAGAACAAGTATGAGCag GCTCTAAAAGATCTCTACACGCATCTGACTCCTATACAGCGGGTTAATATTGCCCGACATCCTAACAGGCCAACTTTTCTTGATCACGTTATAAACATTACTGACAAG TGGGTAGAGCTTCATGGAGATCGAGCAGGTTATGACGATCCAGCTATTGTTACTGGTCTTGGAACCATAGATGGGCAAAGGTACATGTTCATTGGTCAACAGAAGGGTAGAAACACAAAGGAAAATATTCAACGCAATTTTGGGATGCCTACTCCTCATGG TTACCGGAAGGCTCTTCGCATGATGTATTATGCTGATCATCATGGCTTTCCCATTATCACTTTCATTGACACACCAGGCGCTTATGCAGATCTTAGATCCGAAGAACTAGGCCAA GGTGAGGCCATCGCCTACAATCTGAGGACTATGTTTGGTCTTAAGGTTCCAATTGTTTCCATCGTTATTGGAGAAGGTGGCTCTGGTGGTGCTCTGGCCATTGGATGTGCTAACAAATTACTAATGATGGAAAATGCAGTTTTCTTTGTTGCCAG cCCAGAAGCATGTGCAGCAATTTTATGGAAGAGTGCCAAAGCTTCGCCTAAG GCAGCTGAGAAGTTGAAGATAACTGCTCCGGAGTTGTGTAAGCTGGGAATTTGTGATGGCATAATTCCT GAACCTCTCGGTGGAGCACATGCTGATTCAGCTTGGACTTCACAGCAGATCAAAATTGCAATTACTGAAGCAATGGCT GAgctcaagaagatggatataccaGAGCTTTTGAACCACCGGATGCTCAAGTTCCGTTCTTTGGGTGGTTTCCAAGAAGGGTTACCAGTAGAACCTGAAAAGAAAGTCAACATGAAGCAGAAAGAGGAGCCCATCATTCAAAGGGAAGAAATTAGCAAGTCTTCAGACATCGAATTAGAGGGTGAGGTAGAAAAGCTGAGAGAGCAAATTATGAAGGCCAGGGAATCATCTACCGAGCTTCCTAAGCTGGGTATAGATGAGATGATCGAGAAATTGAAAAGGGAGGTTGATCAGGAATACGCTGAAGCTGCTAAAGCAATGGGTTTAACCGACAGCCTGAACAAGTTGCGCGATGAGTTTCTAAAGTCAAGGAAATCATCAGAGCAAGCAATGGACCCTAGTTTGGTGGAAAAGATTGAGAAACTTAAAGCGGACTTCAATCTGGGTCTGTCAGAGGCTCCAAACTATGCAAGTTTGACGTATAAACTTGACATGCTGAAGGAAATATCGAAAGCCAAGAAACTCTCAGAGCAGAACGAAAAAGCAATGACACTTAAACAGGAATTCAATAAGAGATTCAAAGAAGTCATGAACCGTGCtgatgtgaagaagaagattgaggcACTCGAGGCTGATATTGCAAGTGCTCGGGGTTCCAAGGATGAGGCGTTGGTTAAAGCATTGAAGGAGAAAATTGTAAAGGTGAAGAAGGAAGTAGAATTTGAATTGGCTGATGTTCTCAAGTCTTTACGATTGGATGTTGATGTTGTAAAATCAAAAACGAAAGCCTTGAATGAGCAAATCCCACTTCCGGACATCAAGTAcagaattgatgaattgaacgAGGACATTAATGAAGGAATAGAAGAAGCTATCAGCTCGACAGATCTTAAGAATAAGATAGAGCTTCTGAAACTGGAGATGGTGAAGGCAGGAAAAACTCCTGATGCAGAGACAAAAAATAAGATAGATGCTCTGAAGCAGCAGATCAAGCAGAAGCTTGCGGAGGTCCTGGCTTCCTCatcgttggttgagaaacatgCAAATCTGAAAGAGGAGATTGCACAAGCTGTGGAAAATTCTGGAGATTCTGATGAGAGTATTTTGAAGGAAGACTTGAGATATGGTGATTCAGGTGTGGGAATTGCTGCTGGCCGTATCTATAGTTAA